One stretch of Rosistilla oblonga DNA includes these proteins:
- a CDS encoding class I SAM-dependent DNA methyltransferase, with translation MPHRHRIQFPPHDANNLEQDEVTFHVVEGERRLELRFHDYDQIYLRPGLYEQVFYDRLKCTSPKKVGELLKRTLDGSEKNFTEMRVLDLGAGNGMMGELLKSYGVARLVGADIIPEAKDACYRDRPGVYDEYYVADFTNLKPELVEEISDWSIDCLTSVAALGFGDIPPEAFFQSLQFVAKGGWVAFNIKETFLDRSDTSGFSRFIRELIFSKYLDIHHIERYRHRLSMEGTPLYYFALVAQKTADIPNDFLQANGIGS, from the coding sequence ATGCCTCACCGACACCGAATTCAATTTCCGCCACACGATGCCAACAACCTCGAACAAGACGAAGTCACGTTTCACGTGGTGGAGGGGGAGCGGCGACTGGAACTCCGCTTTCACGACTACGACCAAATCTACCTGCGGCCAGGGCTTTACGAGCAGGTCTTCTACGATCGATTGAAGTGCACCTCGCCCAAGAAAGTTGGCGAACTGCTCAAGCGAACGCTCGACGGCAGCGAAAAGAACTTTACCGAGATGCGGGTTCTGGATTTGGGAGCCGGCAATGGCATGATGGGCGAGCTTCTGAAGTCCTATGGCGTCGCTCGGTTGGTAGGTGCGGACATTATTCCCGAGGCGAAAGACGCCTGCTATCGCGATCGTCCGGGAGTTTACGACGAATATTACGTCGCCGATTTCACAAACCTGAAACCGGAACTGGTCGAAGAAATTTCCGATTGGTCGATCGATTGCCTGACCTCCGTTGCTGCGTTGGGTTTCGGAGACATCCCGCCTGAAGCGTTCTTCCAATCGCTGCAGTTTGTCGCCAAGGGAGGCTGGGTTGCGTTTAATATCAAAGAAACGTTCCTCGACCGTTCCGACACCTCCGGGTTCTCGCGTTTCATCCGCGAGCTGATCTTCTCGAAGTACCTCGACATCCACCACATCGAACGTTACCGACACCGGTTGTCGATGGAAGGAACGCCGCTGTATTACTTTGCCTTGGTCGCGCAAAAGACGGCTGACATCCCCAACGATTTCCTGCAGGCCAATGGGATCGGCAGCTGA
- a CDS encoding sialidase family protein, whose protein sequence is MRKWNISSAACVGTVFAWLCSVAVAGDAIPTVDISSESDRHSFVAQGTTEVYQGHPCTVLLPDGKTMFCAWSINHAGFLGPLSRSDDGGKTWSQPLAVPGNWRQVTKTTPTLHRLVDPEGVARLFVFGGCDFPGRLRQAYSEDNGKTWTPMRDTGLAAECAPKTVMAFDDGKRLVMWCDRRGPFAANQPHADPYIWQAESLDGGLTWSPEQPILKTESRWGQPAVIRSPDGNQLLMLLRNEESHSLFSVSDDDGKTWAPVRPLPATLTGHRHKMLYAPDGRLVVVMRNKDAESQSHGHFVAWVGTYDDILAGRDGQYQIKLLHSHARWDCGYSGFELLPDGTFVATTYIKYKPGPEKHSVVTTRFKITETDQKLEDAKKLVQ, encoded by the coding sequence ATGAGGAAGTGGAATATTTCAAGTGCCGCTTGCGTCGGTACCGTCTTCGCCTGGTTGTGTAGCGTCGCGGTGGCGGGCGATGCGATCCCAACTGTCGATATTTCAAGCGAGTCCGATCGGCACTCGTTTGTCGCTCAAGGAACGACCGAGGTTTACCAAGGCCATCCCTGCACCGTGTTGTTGCCCGATGGCAAGACGATGTTCTGCGCCTGGTCGATCAATCACGCGGGCTTTCTGGGGCCGTTGTCCCGAAGCGATGACGGTGGGAAGACGTGGAGTCAACCGCTGGCGGTTCCCGGCAATTGGCGGCAGGTAACCAAGACAACGCCCACACTCCACCGCCTTGTCGATCCCGAGGGTGTCGCGCGGCTGTTTGTCTTCGGCGGTTGCGACTTTCCCGGTCGACTGCGGCAGGCCTATTCCGAAGACAACGGCAAGACGTGGACGCCGATGCGAGATACGGGACTGGCGGCTGAATGTGCCCCGAAGACCGTGATGGCGTTCGACGACGGTAAACGGTTGGTGATGTGGTGCGATCGGCGCGGCCCCTTCGCTGCCAATCAACCGCATGCCGACCCTTACATTTGGCAAGCCGAATCGTTGGATGGAGGGCTGACGTGGTCGCCCGAACAGCCGATTCTGAAGACTGAATCGCGATGGGGGCAACCGGCGGTAATTCGATCTCCCGATGGCAACCAGTTGTTGATGCTGCTGCGGAATGAAGAGTCGCATTCGTTGTTTTCGGTCAGCGATGATGATGGCAAAACTTGGGCGCCGGTCCGTCCGCTACCAGCCACGTTGACGGGGCATCGCCACAAAATGTTGTATGCACCCGACGGACGTCTTGTCGTGGTAATGCGGAACAAAGATGCCGAATCGCAATCGCATGGGCACTTCGTCGCATGGGTCGGAACCTATGACGACATCCTCGCCGGACGCGACGGGCAGTACCAGATCAAATTGCTGCACAGCCACGCTCGGTGGGATTGTGGTTATTCGGGCTTCGAATTGCTCCCCGACGGGACCTTTGTCGCGACGACGTACATCAAGTATAAACCGGGACCCGAAAAGCATTCCGTCGTCACAACACGGTTCAAGATCACCGAGACCGACCAAAAGTTGGAAGACGCCAAAAAACTCGTCCAGTAG
- a CDS encoding linear amide C-N hydrolase: MNGIYLTCLSILALAMAAGTVQACTRVLWNNNKLAVVVSRTMDWPTTTEPILTLLPRGLQHDGGRIGPEVLVKENPARWTSKYGSLVTTVYGIGTADGFNEKGLGVHMLYLTATNFGERDENKPAVHAGLWGQYLLDNAASVKEALQLQEAIQIVMVEAKGRMATVHLAIEDASGDSAILEFIDGKLVVHHGRQFQVMTNDPTYDQQLELLDKLDFSNPSSETPLPGNVKPTDRFQRASYYTALLPEPKDERQAVAGVLAIARNVSVPFGAPYKGFGIYNTEYRTVMNLTKLRYFFELTTSPNVIWADLLKFDLNPGAPVKVLDPDNIDLSGDVSSQFKTLETPPF, encoded by the coding sequence ATGAACGGAATCTATTTGACCTGTTTGAGCATTTTGGCCCTGGCGATGGCTGCCGGGACGGTCCAGGCATGCACCCGTGTCTTGTGGAACAACAATAAGTTGGCGGTCGTCGTTTCGCGAACGATGGACTGGCCGACTACGACCGAACCGATCCTGACGCTGTTGCCGCGCGGGCTGCAACACGACGGCGGTAGAATCGGGCCCGAAGTGCTCGTCAAAGAGAACCCGGCGCGGTGGACTTCGAAGTACGGCAGCCTCGTGACGACGGTCTATGGGATCGGCACCGCTGATGGCTTCAACGAGAAGGGATTGGGCGTTCACATGCTGTATCTCACTGCGACCAATTTTGGCGAGCGCGACGAGAACAAGCCGGCCGTTCACGCGGGGCTGTGGGGACAGTATCTGTTGGACAACGCGGCCAGCGTGAAGGAAGCACTGCAGTTGCAGGAAGCGATTCAGATCGTGATGGTCGAAGCGAAGGGCCGCATGGCGACGGTCCATCTTGCGATCGAAGACGCCAGTGGCGATTCGGCGATCCTGGAATTCATCGACGGCAAGTTGGTCGTTCATCACGGACGCCAGTTCCAAGTTATGACCAACGATCCCACCTACGATCAACAGCTGGAACTGCTCGACAAGCTTGATTTTTCCAATCCCAGCAGCGAAACGCCATTGCCCGGAAACGTCAAGCCAACCGATCGCTTTCAACGAGCGAGCTATTACACGGCGCTGCTGCCCGAACCGAAGGACGAGCGCCAAGCTGTTGCCGGCGTGCTGGCGATCGCTCGCAACGTATCGGTTCCTTTTGGTGCTCCCTACAAAGGTTTTGGGATCTACAACACGGAATATCGCACCGTCATGAACCTGACCAAGCTGCGTTACTTCTTCGAACTGACGACCAGCCCTAATGTTATCTGGGCCGATCTATTGAAGTTCGATCTCAATCCCGGCGCCCCGGTGAAAGTTTTGGATCCCGATAACATCGATCTCTCGGGCGATGTGAGCTCGCAATTCAAAACGCTTGAGACTCCGCCGTTCTAA